The nucleotide sequence actacaacagttgttccatcaacaacaccagcaactacatcaacaacaacaacagttgccccctcaaccacaacacctgcAATATCATCTACCACCACAGATGCTCCATTGGCAACAAttccagcaacatcaactacaacagtattcccctcaaccacaacaccagcaacatcagctacaacaacaaatgccccctcaaccacatcaccaacaccttcaactacaacaacagttgccccctcaaccacaacaccagcacaatcaactataacaacaaaggcctcctcaaccacaacaccagtaacatcaactacaacagttgccacctcaacaacaccagcaacttcaacaacaaaagttgcaCCCTCTACCACAACacaggcaacatcaactacaacagttgtcccatcaacaacaccagcaacttcaactacaacagttgccccctcatccacaacaccagcaacatcaactacaacagttgttccatcaacaacaccagcaactacatcaacaacaacaacagttgccccctcaaccacaacacctgcAATATCATCTACCACAACAGGTGCTCCATTGGcaacaataccagcaacatcaactacaacagtattcccctcaaccacaacaccagcaacatcagctacaacaacagttacagcctcaaccacttcaccaacaacttcaactacaacaacagttgccccctcaaccacaacaccagcacaatcaactataacaacaaaggcccctcaaccacaacaccagcaacatcaactacaacagttgccacctcaacaacaccggcaacttcaacaacaaaagttgcaccctcaaccacaacaccagcaattTCAACTAAAACAGTATTCACCTCAACGACAACACCAGCATCAACTGCAACAGTTGCCTTCTCAACTACAActccaacaacatcaacagttgtcccctcaaccacaaccccagcaacatcaactactacagttgccccctcaacaacaccaacatcagctaccacaacagttgtcccctcaacaacaccagcaactgaaactttgacaacagttgccccctcaactacaacaccaacatcagctaccacaacagttgcaacctcaaccacaacaccggcaacatcaactacaacagttgtcccatcaacaacaccaacatcagctaccacaacagttgcccccctcaacaacaccagcaactgaaactaGGAAAACAGTTgcaccctcaactacaacaccagcaacttcaactacgataacagtttccccctcaaccacaacaccaacatcagctaccacaacagttgccacctcaaccacaacaccagcgatatcaactacaacagttgccccctcaaccacaacaccagcatcagctaccacaacagttgccccctcatccacaacaccagtaacatcaactacaacagttgccccctcaaccacaacaccagcaacatcaactacaacatttgcaccctcaaccacaacaccagcaacatcaactacaacagttgtccggacaacaacaccagcaacatcaactccaacaacagttgccccctcatccacaacaccagcaacatcaagtacaacagttgccccctcaatcACAACACCAGCTACATcaactaccacaacagttgccccctcaacaacaccaactacATCATCAACAACATTTGCCCCCTCAACCATAACACCAGacacatcaactacaacaacaaatgcccccgcaaccaacaacaacagcaacatcaactaaAACAGGTACCCtctcaacaacaccaactacatcaacaacaacagatgcaCCCTCAACCACAATGCAAGCAGcgtcaactacaacagttgccccctcaactacaacaccaacaacatcaACGGTTGCCCCCTCTACCACAACActggcaacatcaactacaacagttgtcccatcaacaacaccagcaacttcaactacaacagttgtccggacaacaacaccagcaacatcaactacaacagttgttccatcaacaacaccagcaactacatcaacaacaacaacagttgcaacctcaaccacaacaccggcaacatcaactacaacagttgtcccatcaacaacaccaacatcagctaccacaacagttgccccctcaacaacaccagcaactgaaactaGGAAAACAGTTgcaccctcaactacaacaccagcaacttcaactacgataacagtttccccctcaaccacaacaccaacatcagctaccacaacagttgccacctcaaccacaacaccagcaacttcaactacaacagttgccccctcatccacaacaccagcaacatcaactacaacagttgttccatcaacaacaccagcaactacatcaacaacaacaacagttgccccctcaaccacaacacctgcaatatcatctaccacaacagatgctccattggcaacaataccagcaacatcaactacaacagtattcccctcaaccacaacaccagcaacatcagctacaacaacaaatgccccctcaaccacatcaccaacaccttcaactacaacaacagttacagcctcaaccacttcaccaacaacttcaactacaacaacagttgccccctcaaccacaacaccagcacaatcaactataacaacaaaggccccctcaaccacaacaccagcaacatcaactacaacagttgccacctcaacaacaccagcaacttcaacaacaaaagttgcaccctcaaccacaacaccagcaacatcaactacaacagttgtcccatcaacaacaccagcaacttcaactacaacagttgccccctcaactacaacaccagcaacttcaactactacagttgccccctcaacaacaccaacatcagctaccacaacagttgccccctcaacaacaccagcaactgaaactatgacaacagttgccccctcaactacaacaccagcaacttcaactacgataacagttgccccctcatccacaacaccaacatcagctaccacaacagttgcaacctcaaccacaacaccggcaacatcaactacaacagttgtcccatcaacaacaccaacatcagctaccacaacagttgccccctcaacaacaccagcaactgaaactaGGAAAACAGTTgcaccctcaactacaacaccagcaacttcaactacgataacagtttccccctcaaccacaacaccagcatcagctaccacaacagttgccacctcaaccacaacaccagcgatatcaactacaacagttgccccctcaaccacaacaccagcatcagctaccacaacagttgccccctcatccacaacaccagcaacatcaactacaacatttgcaccctcaaccacaacaccagcaacatcaactacaacagttgtccggacaacaacaccagcaacatcaagtacaacagttgccccctcaatcACAACACCAGCTACATcaactaccacaacagttgccccctcaacaacaccaactacATCATCAACAACATTTGCCCCCTCAACCATAACTCCAGacacatcaactacaacaacaaatgccccctcaaccacaacaacagcaacatcaactaaAACAGGTACCCtctcaacaacaccaactacatcaacaacaacagatgcaCCCTCAACCACAATGCAAGCAAcgtcaactacaacagttgccccctcaactacaacaccaacaacatcaACGGTAGCCCCCCTCTACCACAACacaggcaacatcaactacaacagttgtcccatcaacaacaccagcaacttcaactacaacagttgccccctcatccacaacaccagcaacatcaactacaacagttgttccatcaacaacaccagcaactacatcaacaacaacaacagttgcaacctcaaccacaacaccggcaacatcaactacaacagttgtcccatcaacaacaccaacatcagctaccacaacagttgccacctcaaccacaacaccagcaacttcaactacaacagttgccccctcatccacaacaccagcaacatcaactacaacagttgtttcatcaacaacaccagcaactacatcaacaacaacaacagttgccccctcaaccacaacacctgcAATATCATCTACCACCACAGATGCTCCATTGGCAACAAttccagcaacatcaactacaacagtattcccctcaaccacaacaccagcaacatcagctacaacaacaaatgccccctcaaccacatcaccaacaccttcaactacaacaacagttacagcctcaaccacttcaccaacaacttcaactacaacaacagttgccccctcaaccacaacaccagcacaatcaactataacaacaaaggcctcctcaaccacaacaccagtaacatcaactacaacagttgccacctcaacaacaccagcaacttcaacaacaaaagttgcaCCCTCTACCACAACacaggcaacatcaactacaacagttgtcccatcaacaacaccagcaacttcaactacaacagttgccccctcatccacaacaccagcaacatcaactacaacagttgttccatcaacaacaccagcaactacatcaacaacaacaacagttgccccctcaaccacaacacctgcaatatcatctaccacaacagatgctccattggcaacaataccagcaacatcaactacaacagtattcccctcaaccacaacaccagcaacatcagctacaacaacagttacagcctcaaccacttcaccaacaacttcaactacaacaacagttgccccctcaaccacaacaccagcacaatcaactataacaacaaaggccccctcaaccacaacaccagcaacatcaactacaacagttgccacctcaacaacaccggcaacttcaacaacaaaagttgcaccctcaaccacaacaccagcaattTCAACTAAAACAGTATTCACCTCAACGACAACACCAGCATCAACTGCAACAGTTGCCTTCTCAACTACAActccaacaacatcaacagttgtcccctcaaccacaaccccagcaacatcaactacaacagttgccccctcaacaacaccaactacATCAGCAACAACTACAGTTgcaccctcaactacaacaccaacaacatcaacagttgcccccttagccacaacaccagcaacatcaactacaacagttgccacctcaacaacaccagcaacttcaacaacaaaagttgcaccctcaaccacaacaccagcaacaactacaacaacaaattccccctcaaccacaacaccagcaacatcaactacaacagttgcccccttaatcacaacaccagcaatttcaactacaacagtattCACCTCAACCACAAccccagcaacatcaactacaacagttgccccctcaacaccaactacatcaacaacaacagttgcaccctcaaccacaacaccagcacaatcaactataacaacaaaggccccctcaaccacaacaccagtaacatcaactacaacagttgccacctcaacaacaccagcaacttcaacaacaaaagttgcaCCCTCTACCACAACacaggcaacatcaactacaacagttgtcccatcaacaacaccagcaacttcaactacaacagttgccccctcatccacaacaccagcaacatcaactacaacagttgttccatcaacaacaccagcaactacatcaacaacaacaacagttgccccctcaaccacaacacctgcAATATCATCTACCACAACAGGTGCTCCATTGGCAACAataccagcaacttcaactacaacagtattcccctcaaccacaacaccagcaacatcagctacaacaacagttacagcctcaaccacttcaccaacaacttcaactacaacaacagttgccccctcaaccacaacaccagcacaatcaactataacaacaaaggccccctcaaccacaacaccagcaacatcaactacaacagttgccacctcaacaacaccagcaacttcaacaacaaaagttgcaccctcaaccacaacaccagcaattTCAACTAAAACAGTATTCACCTCAACGACAACACCAGCATCAACTGCAACAGTTGCCTTCTCAACTACAActccaacaacatcaacagttgtcccctcaaccacaaccccagcaacatcaactacaacagttgccccctcaacaacaccaactacATCAGCAACAACTACAGTTgcaccctcaactacaacaccaacaacatcaacagttgcccccttagccacaacaccagcaacatcaactacaacagttgccacctcaacaacaccagcaacttcaacaacaaaagttgcaccctcaaccacaacaccagcaacaactacaacaacaaattccccctcaaccacaacgcCATCAATATctactacaacagttgcccccttaatcacaacaccagcaatttcaactacaacagtattCACCTCAACCACAAccccagcaacatcaactacaacagttgccccctcaacaccaactacatcaacaacaacagttgcaccctcaaccacaacaccagcacaatcaactataacaacaaaggccccctcaaccacaacaccagcaacttcaacaacaaaagttgcaccctcaaccacaccaacatcagctaccacaacagttgccccctcaacaacaccagcaactgaaactaGGAAAACAGTTgcaccctcaactacaacaccagcaacttcaacaacgataacagtttccccctcaaccacaacaccagcatcatcaactacaacaacaaatgccccctcatccacaccaccagcaacatcaactacaacaacaaatgccccctcatccacaacaccaacatcagctaccacaacagttgccccctcaacaacaccagcaactgaaagtatgacaacagttgccccctcaactacaacaccagcaacatcaactacaacagttgccccctcatccacaacaccaacatcagctaccacaacagttgccccctcaaccacaacaccagcgatatcaactacaacagttgccccctcaaccacaacaccggcaacatcaactacaacagttgtcccatcaaccgcaacaccggcaacatcaactacaacagttgcctcctcaaccacaacaccggcaacatcaactacaacagttgtcccatcaacagcagcaactacaacaacaacagttgccccctcaactacaacaccagcaacatcaactacaacagttgccccctcaacaacaccaacatcagctaccacaacagttgccccctcaactacaacaccagcaacttcaactacgataacagttgccccctcatccacaacaccaacatcagctaccacaacagttgccccctcaaccacaacaccagcgatatcaactacaacagttgcccactcaaaaacaaaaccggcaacatcaactacaacagttgtcccatcaaccacaacaccggcaacatcaactacaacagttgcctcctcaaccacaacaccggcaacatcaactacaacagttgtgtcatcaacagcagcaactacaacaacaacagttgccccctcaactacaacaccagcaacatcaactacaacagttgccccctcaacaacaccaacatcagctaccacaacagttgccccctcaaccacaacaccagcgatatcaactacaacagttgccccctcaaccacaacaccggcaacatcaactacaacagttgtcccatcaaccacaacaccggcaacatcaactacaacagttgtcccatcaacagcagcaactacaacaacaacagttgccccctcaactacaacaccaacattagctaccacaacagttgccccctcaaccacaaaaccagcaacatcaactacaacagttgccccctcaacaacaccagcaactgaaacgatgacaacagttgccccctcaaccacaacaccagcaacatcaactacaacaacaaatgccctCTCATCCACAtcaccagcaacatcagctaccacaacagttgccccctcaacaacaccagcaactgaaactatgataacagttgccccctcaactacaacaccagcaacttcaacttcaacagttgccccctcaacaacaccaacatcagctaccacaacagttgccccctcaactgaaactatgacaacagttgccccctcaaccacaacaccagcaacatcaactacaacaacaaatgccctctcatccacaacaccagcaacatcagctaccacaacagttgccccctcaacaacaccagcaactgaaactatgacaaaagttgccccctcaaccacaacaccagcaacatcaactacaacagttgcctcctcaaccacaacaccggcaaaatcaactacaacagttgccccctcaacaacaccaacatcagctaccacaacagttgccccctcaactgaaactatgacaacagttgccccctcaaccacaacaccagcaacatcaactacaacaacaaatgccctctcatccacaacaccagcaacatcagctaccacaacagttgccccctcaacaacaccagcaactgaaactatgacaaaagttgccccctcaaccacaacaccagcaacatcaactacaacagttgcctcctcaaccacaacaccggcaacatcaactacaacagttgtcccatcaactacaacaccaacaacatcaATGGTTGCCCCCTctaccacaacaccagcaacatcaactacaacagtttccccctcgcacacaacaccagcaacatcaacttcaacagttgttccatcaacaacaccagcaactacatcagcaacaacaacagttgccccctcaaccacaacaccagcaacatcatctACCACAACCGATGCTCCATTGAcaacaataccagcaacatcaactacaacaggtGTCCCATTAACAACAGcagcaactacaacaacaacagttgccccctcaacaacaacaccaacattagctaccacaacagttgccccctcaaccacaacaccagcaacattaactacaacagttgccccctcaacaacaacaacatcagctaccacaacagttgccccctcaacaacaccagcaactgaaactatgacaaaagttgccccctcaaccacaacaccagcaacatcaactacaacagttgcctcctcaaccacaacaccggcaacatcaactacaacagttgtctcatcaacaacagcagcaactacaacaacaacagttgccccctcaactacaacaccaacattagctaccacaacagttgccccctcaaccacaacaccagcaacatcaactacaacagttgccccctcaacaacaccaacatcagctaccacaacagtttccctctcaacaacaccagcaactgaaactatgacaacagttgccccctcaactacaacaccagcaacttcaactacaacagttgtcccctcaacaccaacatcagctaccacaacagttgcctcctcaacaacaccagcaactgaaactatgacaacagttgccccctcaactacaacaccagcaacttcaactacgataacagttgccccctcatccacaacaccaacatcagctaccacaacagttgccccctcaaccacaacaccagcgatATCAACTACatcagttgccccctcaacaacaacagcaattgCCTCCTCCACCCTAATAACCAGCAATCCCTCAACTTCAACAACCAGCAACCCTCCAACTTCAATAATCAGCTTCCTACCTTCTAGCACAACCAGTGCATCCTCTTCAACAACAGCCAACTCATTTTCAACGACAAGTGGtcccccctcaaccacaacccCAGTCACCCCCTTGACTTCAACAACAGATGCCCCCTCCACCACAACAGCAATTGCCTCCTCCACCCTAATAACCAGCAATCCCTCAACTTCAACAACCAGCAACCCTCCAACTTCAATAACCAGCTTCCTACCTTCTAGCACAACCAGTGCAtcctcttcaacaacaaccaatTCATTTTCAACCACAAGTGGtcccccctcaaccacaacccCAGTCACCCCCTCGACCTCAACGACAGATGCCCCCTCTACCACAACAGCACTGAGCTCTAGCCTAGCAAGCAGCAAcccttcaactacaacaaccaACACCCTTCCGACCACAACTGGTTCTTTCTCCACTACACCCACCAGCTCCTCATCAACCATGACCCCTGATGCACCTTTGGCTACAACAACAGATGTCCCCTCTACCACAGCAATAGTGGTTTCCTCTTCCACAACAGTAGATCCCTCTACCACAGCAACAGTGCCCCCTGCTACAACAACATCAGGGCCCCTTTTAACGTCAACAACTAGCaacccctcaactacaacaggCTTCCCCTCAACTATGACTGTCAGCCCCTCATCAACCTCAACAACCAATATCCCTATTACCAGTACAAGTTTTGCTTCAACCACAAGCCCTGATGCTACCTCGACCACAAAAAATGTGGGCTCTTTAAGCACAACAGCTATTGCCCCCTCTACCCTAATAACCAGCAATCCCTCAACTTCAACAACCAGCAACCCTTCAACTTCAATAACCAGCTTCCTACCTTCTAGCACAACCAGTGCATCCTCTTCAACAACAGCCAACTCATTTTCAACGACAAGTGGtcccccctcaaccacaacccCAGTCACCCCCTTGACTTCAACAACAGATGCCCCCTCCACCACAACAGCAATTGCCTCCTCCACCCTAATAACCAGCAATCCCTCAACTTCAACAACCAGCAACCCTTCAACTTCAATGACCAGCTTCCTACCTTCTAGCACAACCAGTGCATCCTCTTCATCAACAACCAATTCATTTTCAACCACAAGTGGTCCCCCCTCAACCAAAACCCCAGTCACCCCCTCGACCTCAACGACAGATGCCCCATCTACCACCACAGCACTGACCTCTAGCCTAGCAAGCAGCAAcccttcaactacaacaaccaACGCCCTTCCGACCACAACTGTTTCTTCCTCCACTACACCCACCAGCTCCTCATCAACCATGACCACTGATGCACCTTTGGCTACAACAGCAGATGTCCCCTCTACCACAGCAATAGTGGTTTCCTCTTCCACAACAGTAGATCCCTCTACCACAGCAACAGTGGTTTCCTCTTCCACAACAGTAGATCCCTCTACCACAGCAACAGTGCCCCCTGCTACAACAACATCAGGGCCCCTTTTAACAACAACTAGCaacccctcaactacaacaggCTTCCCCTCAACTATGACTGTCAGCCCCTCATCAACCTCAACAACCAATATCCCTATTACCAGTACAAGTTTTGCTTCAACCACAAGCCCTGATGCTACCTCGACCACAAAAAATGTGGGCTCTTTAAGCACAACAGCAATTGCCCCCTCTACCCTAATAACCAGCAATCCCTCAACTTCAACAACCAGCAACCCTTCAACTTCAATAACCAGCTTCCTACCTTCTAGCACAACCAGTGCATCCTCTTCATCAACAACCCCCTTTACTCCAGTTACCAGTAC is from Notolabrus celidotus isolate fNotCel1 chromosome 10, fNotCel1.pri, whole genome shotgun sequence and encodes:
- the LOC117820523 gene encoding mucin-5AC-like, which codes for MTPDAPLATTTDVPSTTAIVVSSSTTVDPSTTATVPPATTTSGPLLTSTTSNPSTTTGFPSTMTVSPSSTSTTNIPITSTSFASTTSPDATSTTKNVGSLSTTAIAPSTLITSNPSTSTTSNPSTSITSFLPSSTTSASSSTTANSFSTTSGPPSTTTPVTPLTSTTDAPSTTTAIASSTLITSNPSTSTTSNPSTSMTSFLPSSTTSASSSSTTNSFSTTSGPPSTKTPVTPSTSTTDAPSTTTALTSSLASSNPSTTTTNALPTTTVSSSTTPTSSSSTMTTDAPLATTADVPSTTAIVVSSSTTVDPSTTATVPPATTTSGPLLTTTGFPSTITVSPSSTSTTNIPITSATSYASTTSPDATSTSTNVGSSSTTIDAPSTTTAIASSTLMTCNPSASTTSYPSTSITSFLASSTTSASSSTTNSFSTSSGPPSTTLPDTPLTSTTDAPSTTTAFTSSSLATRNPSTTTTNALPTTTGSSSTTTTSSSSTMTPDVSSTTTALPASTTMSISTTTNVLQTTTGFLSSSTTSIASTTTSAHPTTTSVPQTTTSAPLTVTSALPTSTSVLLTTTSGPFTTTGLGLTTTGSNPLTTTMDSSLTTSDTSSFSSSTMAVSSTTT
- the LOC117820324 gene encoding mucin-2-like, producing the protein TPATSTTTVVPSTTPATSTTTVAPSTTTPATSTTTVAPSTTPTSATTTVAPSTTPATETMTTVAPSTTTPATSTTITVAPSSTTPTSATTTVATSTTTPATSTTTVVPTTPASATTTVATSTTTPAISTTTVAPSTTTPASATTTVAPSSTTPATSSTTVAPSITTPATSTTTTVAPSTTPTTSSTTFAPSTITPDTSTTTTNAPSTTTTATSTKTGTLSTTPTTSTTTDAPSTTMQATSTTTVAPSTTTPTTSTSTTTVAPSTTTPAQSTITTKAPSTTTPVTSTTTVATSTTPATSTTKVAPSTTTQATSTTTVVPSTTPATSTTTVAPSSTTPATSTTTVVPSTTPATTSTTTTVAPSTTTPAISSTTTGAPLATIPATSTTTVFPSTTTPATSATTTVTASTTSPTTSTTTTVAPSTTTPAQSTITTKAPSTTTPATSTTTVATSTTPATSTTKVAPSTTTPAISTKTVFTSTTTPASTATVAFSTTTPTTSTVVPSTTTPATSTTTVAPSTTPTTSATTTVAPSTTTPTTSTVAPLATTPATSTTTVATSTTPATISTTTQHHLPQPMLH